One genomic segment of Erythrobacter sp. THAF29 includes these proteins:
- a CDS encoding flippase-like domain-containing protein, which yields MTRPNSPEQETTTTGNPGVDHWQNLPRRTLTIALSILPIVALGNVAVLVYSLGGIDISEKVKAPGLLVLAGLLVFVPMIANSIRLWIWARFLGLDLGFRNSLKVITGTMVTNSVTPSATGGMPIKLLFLMGEGVDSRRSVTLISFQAAEDTFLLVGFLLLSLGITGFAFFEFFSSDPELLARLDGTLRTVAMAVLWVLFAIAAIVLVIAGGLMGQRVREWAGRFTRRVKGWIVQILNDWLDVFRRGKGIALVNLGFSALQWVVRFSIAGLVLAAFGVEWQPVLFWLLQYLVQTISSIVPTPGGAGGAEAAFLLLFAPFVAMGVLVPAMSTWRLLHFYLPLVGAALTFFLLHRRDRARARAEERAAVEEAIPQPAE from the coding sequence GTGACCCGGCCAAATTCGCCCGAACAGGAAACGACAACCACCGGCAATCCGGGGGTCGACCACTGGCAGAACCTGCCGCGGCGCACGCTTACGATTGCGCTTTCCATCCTGCCGATCGTCGCGCTCGGCAACGTCGCGGTGCTGGTCTATTCGCTGGGCGGGATCGACATCAGTGAAAAGGTGAAGGCGCCCGGCTTGCTTGTGCTGGCCGGGCTGCTTGTCTTCGTGCCGATGATCGCAAATTCCATCAGGCTGTGGATCTGGGCAAGGTTTCTTGGGCTGGACCTCGGGTTCCGAAACTCCCTTAAGGTCATAACCGGCACCATGGTGACCAATTCGGTCACGCCATCGGCGACCGGGGGCATGCCGATCAAGCTGCTTTTCCTGATGGGAGAAGGCGTGGATTCTCGCAGATCGGTCACTCTCATCTCTTTTCAGGCGGCGGAGGACACTTTCCTGCTGGTCGGTTTCCTTCTACTGAGCCTTGGCATTACCGGCTTCGCCTTTTTCGAGTTCTTCAGCTCCGATCCCGAATTGCTTGCCCGGCTCGACGGGACGCTGCGCACGGTCGCAATGGCCGTTCTGTGGGTGCTCTTCGCCATCGCGGCGATCGTGCTAGTGATCGCTGGCGGATTGATGGGCCAGCGCGTCCGGGAGTGGGCAGGGCGCTTCACTCGCCGGGTAAAGGGCTGGATCGTTCAGATACTTAATGACTGGCTCGACGTGTTCCGCCGGGGAAAGGGCATCGCGCTCGTCAATCTCGGGTTCTCCGCGCTCCAATGGGTCGTGCGTTTCTCTATCGCGGGCCTTGTTCTTGCGGCTTTCGGCGTCGAGTGGCAGCCCGTGCTTTTCTGGCTGCTCCAGTATCTCGTCCAGACCATCAGCTCGATCGTGCCCACACCGGGCGGCGCGGGCGGGGCGGAAGCCGCCTTCCTGCTGCTTTTCGCGCCCTTCGTGGCAATGGGCGTGCTGGTGCCCGCGATGAGCACGTGGAGGCTGTTGCACTTCTACCTGCCATTGGTGGGCGCTGCGCTGACCTTTTTCCTGTTGCACAGGCGCGACCGTGCGCGAGCCAGAGCGGAAGAACGCGCGGCCGTCGAAGAGGCAATTCCTCA